In Spartobacteria bacterium, the following are encoded in one genomic region:
- a CDS encoding ABC transporter permease subunit, with the protein MSLIAKIGRTTIKVRILIWSLYLFLVVGAATMVYPFLLMLAGSMKSGVDQHESQIIPSFLTSEAALIRKYAEGFFNESLNMARILTGTSFSSFRDYPVTPVNGKWLETWQTFLEAQHTEWPEWYSELSFMYTPVSRGVLPENLQRFKRVLSQHHPSIQSLNQVMHTDYPTWNSFFIIPRNALARNENPESSPIATAYNAFKRSCAASEKYYFCVKGYFSQMYLRAQYARNIDLFNEVHETDFASFSEVLPPSNYAECPAFLQEDWAFFVRNILNIYFISASKKALPSYHSFLEDKYGDIDTLNELYTSDYRSFSTIPLPDTKQLSGGLALSDWDQFIHGWTHPVSMKWHGIQLEHLMLRAPDYDFTTWLQSRWGTISNMNTALSTSFKNWNEVIPPQREAIQHRVEMQHKSIRWMFIRRNYGSVSDYILLHGKALKNTMIYCGLAILLSLIVNPLAAYALSRFKPPSTYIWLLCMMMTMSFPPMVTQIPSFLMLRNFNLLNTFWALILPGMANGFSIFLLKGFFDSLPQDLYDAAAIDGADECRIFWNITMSLSQPILAVIALNAFTLAYSNFMMALLICQDQNMWTIMPWLYQLQQNSGPGIVFASLIISAVPTFLVFVFCQNIIMRGIVVPVEK; encoded by the coding sequence ATGAGTCTTATCGCAAAAATTGGAAGAACCACAATCAAGGTACGCATCCTGATCTGGTCTCTCTACCTTTTTCTCGTTGTGGGTGCTGCGACCATGGTTTATCCCTTTTTGCTGATGCTGGCAGGAAGCATGAAAAGCGGAGTGGATCAGCACGAATCCCAGATTATCCCCTCTTTTCTAACCAGTGAAGCCGCCCTTATCCGAAAATATGCGGAGGGCTTTTTTAATGAGTCGCTGAACATGGCTCGGATACTGACAGGCACATCTTTTTCTTCGTTCCGCGATTATCCCGTTACACCTGTTAACGGAAAATGGCTGGAGACCTGGCAAACGTTTCTAGAAGCACAGCACACGGAATGGCCGGAATGGTATAGCGAACTAAGCTTTATGTACACGCCCGTCAGTCGTGGTGTGCTGCCTGAAAATTTGCAGCGTTTTAAACGAGTTCTCAGTCAGCACCATCCTAGCATTCAATCGCTGAACCAGGTCATGCACACGGATTACCCCACCTGGAATAGTTTTTTCATCATTCCCCGCAATGCATTGGCTCGCAATGAAAACCCGGAGTCGTCACCCATCGCAACGGCATACAATGCATTCAAGCGGTCGTGCGCGGCGTCTGAAAAGTATTACTTCTGTGTGAAAGGTTATTTTTCGCAGATGTATCTACGAGCACAATACGCCCGCAATATTGATTTGTTCAATGAGGTGCACGAGACGGATTTTGCCTCTTTTTCGGAAGTGCTTCCTCCGTCGAACTATGCGGAGTGTCCTGCGTTTTTGCAGGAGGACTGGGCTTTTTTTGTGCGCAATATATTGAATATCTATTTTATCAGCGCATCGAAGAAAGCCCTGCCGTCCTATCATTCCTTTCTGGAAGATAAGTACGGCGATATAGATACGCTCAATGAATTATACACAAGCGACTACCGGTCTTTTTCTACCATCCCTCTGCCGGACACAAAACAGCTCTCCGGCGGGCTGGCGTTATCGGACTGGGATCAGTTCATTCATGGCTGGACTCATCCCGTTTCAATGAAATGGCACGGTATTCAGCTGGAACATCTGATGCTCCGAGCTCCGGATTACGACTTCACGACATGGCTGCAATCTCGCTGGGGTACCATCAGCAACATGAATACGGCTCTCAGCACCTCATTTAAGAACTGGAACGAGGTCATACCCCCACAGCGCGAGGCGATCCAGCATCGGGTCGAAATGCAGCACAAATCCATTCGCTGGATGTTCATCCGTCGTAACTACGGAAGTGTTTCTGACTATATTCTGCTGCATGGAAAGGCGTTAAAAAATACTATGATCTATTGCGGACTGGCAATCCTGCTGTCGTTGATCGTCAATCCTCTGGCGGCCTATGCGCTCAGCCGGTTTAAGCCGCCGTCCACTTACATCTGGCTGTTATGCATGATGATGACCATGTCCTTTCCTCCGATGGTCACGCAAATCCCGTCATTCCTTATGCTTCGCAATTTTAATTTACTCAACACATTCTGGGCATTGATTCTACCGGGAATGGCCAACGGGTTTTCTATCTTTCTGCTCAAAGGTTTTTTCGATTCACTTCCGCAGGATCTCTACGATGCCGCTGCAATTGACGGGGCAGACGAATGCCGTATTTTCTGGAACATTACCATGAGCTTGAGCCAGCCGATTTTGGCAGTGATTGCATTGAATGCCTTCACACTGGCGTACAGCAATTTTATGATGGCACTGCTCATCTGCCAGGATCAGAATATGTGGACGATTATGCCCTGGCTCTACCAGCTGCAACAAAACAGCGGACCTGGAATTGTTTTCGCATCGCTCATCATCTCTGCGGTGCCTACGTTTCTGGTTTTTGTCTTTTGTCAAAATATTATCATGCGCGGAATCGTTGTTCCTGTAGAAAAATGA
- a CDS encoding response regulator, producing MNMSKYNPLIHNIVQTITARVSLCFFNTAMIRRILMVVLLSASPVFAELPGTSTGAPPPGVLILNGHHYGFQRTDAEMNSMISTLRSAYQDLPVYVEFLDATRYTSGDYIENITQLIRSKYIDRPINVLAATDNIALDYAINNRAGLAPGAAIVFCGISDYTEDVLYGAARITGVLKESAILLTLDTARELLPAYTNVFVFHDFTSDGLIFRKKIRQTISAFQNKMHFTLPDNKPIETLCSKLSDLPPNTLVFLGNYNADSDGRVFDDATVSRLLLQCTDAPILVIDETRLANGIIGGYLSSASKLGTIAAEQIIQVLNGTPPESMPFEQEEPSAFTINYDALKQFNISQQSLPPNSIIRNRPVTFYEENTTLIWSVSMVIIVLTGLIIYLVISVHTRRRIAGELFHHKNNLEGIVRERTEALELANQYKSQFLANISHEMRTPLNAIIGFSEIIIHADSIYIAHQQAETILNESEIMILIINQLLDHAKIESGKFELETEVFDLHQTIENIGSTFLQHAQKKGLEFYTIYSNTPQLLVGDALRLRQILVNLVSNAIKFTQTGSVSIAARRITVNDKTAKLRFIVQDTGIGIPQNKIKKLFDSFTQVDGSTTRKYGGTGLGTTIASDLVRMMGGQLAVESEPGKGSTFWFDIKLPIAHDVDPSQIIELNASSIELADLNLNTNRSVLIVDDYPTNRQVACMHLQSAGYEVRLANNGQEALTICSEERFDLILMDIQMPVMDGYEASRQIRKGGTLNTTTPIVALSAHGIVHIQKQCEAVGINDIITKPVRRNALLQKVDKWASACADIHPAFENKTEVAETQKHSTAELPIDYDQALKEFEYHAELLNPVIKQFCADLLPQLTLIGQYCDDHNFEAIHQDAHRIKGGAGNLIAMPLYRAAMRLDELSKQAAPNADTIREQLLLVELEAEKLIAFMDRKSIMLAQNSAEVMTDVPGTSTHE from the coding sequence ATGAATATGTCTAAATACAATCCTTTGATTCATAACATCGTTCAGACCATCACTGCGCGAGTGTCCCTCTGTTTTTTCAATACCGCCATGATCAGGCGGATACTCATGGTCGTTCTGCTGTCGGCTTCTCCCGTTTTCGCAGAGCTTCCCGGCACCAGCACCGGTGCTCCGCCACCGGGCGTGCTGATATTAAATGGCCATCATTATGGGTTTCAGCGCACCGATGCCGAAATGAACAGCATGATTTCCACCCTGCGGTCAGCATATCAAGACCTCCCTGTATACGTGGAGTTTTTAGATGCAACACGCTATACATCCGGCGATTATATCGAAAATATCACACAGCTCATTCGGTCAAAATATATCGACCGCCCCATCAATGTGCTTGCAGCAACAGACAATATTGCACTGGATTATGCCATAAACAACAGAGCCGGACTTGCTCCGGGAGCTGCTATCGTCTTTTGCGGCATCAGCGATTACACCGAGGATGTACTTTATGGTGCGGCACGTATTACAGGTGTGCTCAAAGAGTCGGCGATCCTGCTCACATTGGATACAGCGCGGGAACTGCTGCCGGCGTATACTAATGTCTTTGTTTTTCATGATTTCACCTCGGACGGACTCATTTTTCGCAAAAAAATACGCCAGACCATCAGTGCCTTTCAGAACAAAATGCATTTCACACTGCCGGACAACAAGCCCATAGAAACTCTGTGCAGCAAACTCAGCGACTTACCGCCGAACACACTGGTGTTTCTAGGAAACTACAATGCGGATAGCGACGGACGTGTCTTCGATGACGCCACCGTATCGCGGCTGCTTCTGCAGTGTACCGACGCGCCCATTCTGGTCATAGATGAAACAAGACTGGCCAACGGCATTATCGGCGGCTATTTATCCTCGGCAAGCAAACTGGGCACCATCGCCGCCGAACAGATCATTCAGGTTCTCAACGGAACACCCCCGGAATCCATGCCGTTTGAGCAGGAGGAACCGTCCGCATTCACCATTAATTATGACGCCCTCAAGCAGTTCAATATATCTCAGCAGTCTCTACCCCCTAATTCTATTATCCGCAATCGCCCCGTCACCTTTTACGAGGAAAACACGACACTGATCTGGTCTGTCAGCATGGTTATTATTGTCCTGACAGGACTAATTATTTATCTGGTCATATCGGTTCATACGCGGAGGCGCATTGCCGGCGAATTGTTCCATCATAAAAATAATCTGGAAGGCATCGTGCGGGAACGAACCGAAGCACTGGAACTAGCCAATCAATATAAATCCCAGTTTTTAGCCAACATTTCGCATGAAATGCGCACCCCGCTGAATGCCATCATCGGATTCTCTGAGATCATCATTCATGCCGATTCGATTTACATCGCGCACCAACAGGCTGAAACCATCCTGAATGAATCCGAAATTATGATTCTTATCATTAATCAGCTGCTGGATCATGCCAAAATCGAATCCGGAAAATTTGAGCTTGAGACGGAAGTATTTGATCTGCACCAGACCATCGAAAACATCGGCAGTACATTTCTCCAGCACGCTCAAAAAAAGGGCTTGGAGTTTTATACTATATACTCCAACACACCACAGCTGCTTGTGGGTGACGCACTGCGTCTGCGTCAAATCCTCGTGAATCTTGTATCGAATGCCATTAAATTCACCCAGACAGGGAGTGTATCAATTGCTGCACGCCGTATTACGGTAAACGACAAAACGGCCAAGCTTCGTTTCATTGTTCAGGATACCGGCATAGGCATTCCGCAGAATAAAATCAAAAAACTCTTCGACAGCTTTACGCAGGTAGATGGCTCAACGACGCGCAAATATGGGGGAACCGGTCTCGGAACAACCATCGCGTCGGATCTGGTTCGTATGATGGGCGGACAACTCGCCGTTGAAAGCGAACCCGGCAAGGGCAGCACCTTCTGGTTCGATATAAAACTGCCAATCGCCCACGATGTGGATCCTTCGCAAATCATCGAACTCAACGCATCAAGCATTGAACTGGCGGATCTCAATCTCAATACAAACCGGTCTGTTCTTATTGTAGACGACTATCCCACAAACAGACAGGTGGCCTGCATGCATCTGCAAAGTGCAGGGTACGAAGTGCGTCTGGCTAATAACGGACAAGAAGCATTGACCATATGCAGCGAAGAACGATTCGATCTCATTTTAATGGATATCCAGATGCCCGTTATGGACGGCTATGAGGCTTCGCGACAAATTCGCAAAGGCGGGACGCTGAACACCACCACGCCCATTGTAGCCCTCAGCGCCCATGGCATTGTGCACATCCAAAAACAATGCGAGGCCGTCGGGATTAATGATATCATTACAAAACCCGTAAGACGCAATGCGTTATTGCAAAAGGTCGACAAATGGGCGTCAGCCTGTGCAGACATTCACCCCGCATTTGAAAATAAAACTGAGGTGGCAGAAACTCAGAAGCACAGCACAGCAGAGCTTCCCATCGATTACGACCAAGCACTGAAAGAATTCGAGTATCATGCCGAACTGCTGAATCCCGTCATCAAACAGTTCTGCGCCGATCTGCTACCGCAGCTCACCCTTATAGGGCAGTATTGCGATGATCATAATTTCGAAGCCATCCATCAGGATGCGCATCGCATAAAAGGCGGAGCCGGCAATCTGATTGCCATGCCGCTCTATCGCGCGGCCATGCGGCTGGATGAACTGTCTAAACAGGCCGCACCCAACGCCGACACCATTCGAGAACAGCTGCTGCTGGTCGAATTAGAAGCGGAAAAACTCATTGCTTTTATGGACAGGAAATCCATAATGCTCGCCCAGAATAGTGCTGAGGTAATGACCGATGTACCAGGCACGTCCACCCATGAATAA
- a CDS encoding Dabb family protein — protein sequence MIKHIVFWRLKNTADGSGEKIKEQLENLRGKIDGLIDIEVGMDLSKTPASYDLALYSTCHSPEALEAYQNHPLHVAVKQFIATAVTERVVVDYEV from the coding sequence ATGATTAAACATATTGTTTTCTGGCGATTGAAAAATACAGCTGACGGATCCGGTGAAAAGATAAAGGAACAGCTGGAAAACCTGCGCGGAAAAATCGACGGCCTGATCGATATCGAGGTAGGTATGGATTTGAGCAAAACGCCCGCATCCTACGACCTCGCACTCTATTCCACCTGCCACTCGCCGGAAGCACTTGAAGCCTACCAGAATCATCCGCTGCATGTGGCTGTTAAGCAGTTCATTGCCACAGCCGTTACAGAACGCGTTGTCGTCGATTACGAGGTGTAA
- a CDS encoding pantoate--beta-alanine ligase — translation MDILSTVQTMRKWRRSIPRDETVAFVPTMGYLHSGHMSLVDIAKRNADHVVVSIFVNPTQFGPNEDLTTYPRDFAHDEHLCRERQVTAIFYPTSDEMYGSGSSVFVDESTLSKSLCGASRPAHFCGVLTVVSKLFNIVQPDCAVFGQKDAQQLRCIQQLVADLNFPIEILHGPIVREQDGLAMSSRNVYLTDEQRGQAPALNHALTQAESLYKDGNNDAAQLRQHIKRMIETDAPLAKVDYIKSVDWNTFAETDVINGPVLIALAACFGSTRLIDNILLG, via the coding sequence ATGGATATTTTATCGACGGTTCAGACGATGCGGAAGTGGCGAAGGTCGATTCCCCGCGATGAAACCGTGGCATTCGTCCCCACGATGGGTTATCTGCACTCAGGACATATGTCATTGGTGGACATTGCAAAACGTAACGCAGACCATGTCGTTGTAAGTATCTTTGTTAACCCCACCCAGTTCGGCCCCAATGAGGATCTGACGACCTATCCCAGAGATTTCGCCCATGACGAACATTTATGCAGGGAACGCCAGGTTACGGCCATATTCTATCCAACCAGTGACGAAATGTATGGTTCCGGATCATCTGTCTTTGTGGACGAATCCACTTTGTCAAAATCTCTGTGCGGTGCCAGTCGGCCTGCTCACTTTTGCGGGGTACTGACCGTTGTATCAAAATTATTCAATATCGTGCAGCCCGACTGTGCTGTTTTTGGACAAAAAGACGCACAACAGCTTCGCTGTATCCAGCAATTGGTTGCCGATTTAAATTTCCCCATAGAAATCCTGCACGGCCCCATTGTACGTGAGCAGGACGGCTTGGCCATGAGTTCTCGAAATGTTTACCTGACCGACGAACAGCGAGGACAGGCTCCTGCATTAAACCATGCACTCACTCAGGCAGAATCCCTCTATAAAGACGGAAATAATGATGCCGCACAGCTTCGACAGCATATTAAACGCATGATTGAAACGGACGCACCGCTGGCAAAAGTCGATTACATTAAATCCGTGGATTGGAACACGTTTGCCGAAACAGATGTAATTAACGGGCCGGTACTCATTGCATTGGCCGCCTGCTTCGGTTCGACGCGTCTCATTGATAACATCCTGCTGGGCTAG
- a CDS encoding DUF2141 domain-containing protein: MCRWVKTMKRCEATMKMRRLSLFSYRKRFVRGVLFLFLIVPAAIAASLQVTVEHTANLEGHIAIGLYTDEGFPEVDKEYQGVYRVPTGTNTTYTFHDLPVGCYAVAVYHDKNDNMRLDKNIFGIPREAYGFSNGVKARFSTPKFKEAAVHVQNESHITISMTQE, translated from the coding sequence ATGTGTCGATGGGTAAAAACGATGAAACGATGTGAAGCCACCATGAAAATGCGTCGTTTAAGCCTGTTTTCATATCGTAAGCGTTTCGTAAGAGGTGTGTTGTTCCTGTTTCTTATTGTTCCAGCCGCGATTGCCGCGTCGTTGCAGGTGACGGTGGAGCATACCGCCAACCTCGAAGGGCATATTGCCATCGGATTGTACACAGACGAAGGGTTTCCAGAGGTTGATAAGGAATACCAGGGAGTCTATAGGGTGCCGACAGGAACCAACACCACGTACACGTTTCATGATTTACCCGTCGGCTGCTATGCTGTTGCAGTTTACCATGACAAAAATGACAATATGAGACTCGATAAAAATATATTCGGCATTCCACGCGAAGCATATGGTTTTTCTAATGGTGTAAAAGCTCGATTTAGCACTCCGAAATTCAAAGAAGCAGCTGTACATGTTCAAAATGAGTCACATATCACAATCAGTATGACTCAAGAATAG
- a CDS encoding alpha/beta hydrolase — protein sequence MMKLVLFVICLLGFLWIVARLIEHSRVYHPVLDYLVRPDTAMIKYESVTLVTDDDKRLASWWCPAENARGTMIVCHGNAGNMSDCIEGAELFLSMSLNVLLFDYRGYGESRGWPTEKGLYSDVQSAYEYVLVRHEHMHESLPVLVYGRSLGGAVALHLAAQNELQGIIIESTFTSLPDMAKQLYPSLPGWLCSQQYKNIDMIGQIDAPLLLSHSPADDLVPFSMGQKLFNAAPPDKKFVTLNGSHAAHGWTDTPSYKDALRRFVQTITTSQ from the coding sequence GTGATGAAACTGGTGCTGTTTGTTATATGTTTGTTGGGTTTCTTATGGATCGTAGCACGGTTAATTGAACATTCTCGTGTGTATCACCCTGTTCTTGATTATCTTGTGCGGCCGGATACTGCCATGATCAAGTATGAAAGTGTGACTCTTGTAACGGATGATGATAAGCGGCTTGCCAGCTGGTGGTGTCCTGCAGAAAATGCGCGAGGCACGATGATTGTTTGTCATGGCAATGCGGGGAATATGAGTGATTGCATTGAGGGGGCTGAATTATTTCTGTCTATGTCGCTGAATGTGCTGCTATTTGACTATCGAGGATATGGTGAAAGTCGCGGATGGCCTACAGAAAAAGGGCTCTATAGCGATGTGCAGTCAGCCTACGAGTATGTACTGGTTCGTCATGAGCACATGCATGAGAGCTTGCCCGTTTTGGTCTATGGTCGTTCGCTGGGCGGTGCTGTGGCATTGCATCTGGCGGCGCAGAATGAACTGCAGGGGATTATCATAGAGAGTACGTTTACTTCTCTGCCTGATATGGCGAAGCAGCTCTATCCCTCGTTGCCGGGTTGGTTGTGTTCACAGCAGTACAAAAATATTGATATGATCGGACAGATTGATGCCCCGTTACTGCTTAGTCACAGTCCCGCAGATGATCTTGTGCCGTTTTCCATGGGACAGAAGTTGTTTAATGCGGCACCCCCTGATAAGAAATTTGTGACGCTCAATGGATCCCACGCTGCGCATGGATGGACGGATACGCCAAGTTATAAGGATGCGCTGCGACGTTTCGTTCAGACTATTACCACGTCGCAGTGA
- the trmD gene encoding tRNA (guanosine(37)-N1)-methyltransferase TrmD — translation MIVDIITIFPEMVQGFLGESMMKRASDAGHVQFRFVNPRDFTTDVHRTVDDRPYGGGPGMVMKPEPLFAAVESVRTDDSRVILMAPQGRPFKQSVARELVSQTHLIFICGHYEGIDERVRMSLINDEISIGDYILTNGALAATVIVDAVVRLLPGVLGAGDEGTSDESFTVPLLEYPQYTRPVEFRGIEVPDVLRSGNHGAIAQWRYEQSVAITRRLRPDLLSGTDDEG, via the coding sequence ATGATTGTCGACATCATTACTATCTTTCCTGAAATGGTTCAGGGTTTCCTCGGTGAAAGCATGATGAAGCGCGCGTCAGACGCCGGTCATGTGCAGTTCCGGTTCGTCAATCCACGAGATTTTACCACAGATGTCCATCGTACGGTTGATGATCGTCCCTATGGAGGCGGGCCAGGGATGGTAATGAAGCCGGAACCTTTGTTTGCAGCGGTTGAATCCGTCCGGACTGATGATTCACGGGTTATCCTCATGGCTCCGCAGGGGCGTCCCTTTAAGCAGTCGGTGGCCAGAGAGCTTGTATCTCAAACGCATTTGATTTTTATTTGCGGCCATTATGAGGGGATTGATGAGCGGGTGCGTATGTCATTGATCAATGATGAAATTTCTATCGGTGATTATATTTTGACCAATGGAGCGCTGGCAGCCACGGTAATTGTTGACGCGGTGGTTCGTCTGTTGCCGGGAGTACTGGGGGCGGGCGACGAGGGAACGTCTGACGAATCGTTTACTGTTCCATTACTGGAGTATCCGCAGTATACTCGTCCCGTTGAATTTCGCGGGATCGAGGTTCCTGATGTTTTACGCTCCGGCAATCACGGAGCGATCGCGCAATGGCGCTATGAGCAATCCGTGGCCATAACCCGGCGGCTCCGTCCCGATTTGTTGAGTGGTACTGACGATGAGGGTTAA
- a CDS encoding KH domain-containing protein produces the protein MKDLIEHVIKALVDHPDQICITELDGEKTIIFELRCHPEDVGKVIGKNGKTVSAIRTLLSTAAAKHGRRAMLEVVD, from the coding sequence ATGAAAGATTTGATCGAGCATGTGATTAAGGCATTGGTGGATCATCCGGATCAGATTTGTATCACTGAGCTGGATGGTGAAAAAACCATTATTTTTGAATTGCGATGTCATCCTGAGGATGTGGGCAAGGTCATTGGTAAAAACGGGAAAACAGTCAGTGCTATTCGAACGCTGCTGAGCACTGCTGCTGCCAAACATGGCCGGCGTGCGATGCTTGAAGTAGTCGATTGA